In the genome of Sinobacterium caligoides, one region contains:
- the phnE gene encoding phosphonate ABC transporter, permease protein PhnE, giving the protein MRKYQLILSPPNGPLGWWVMLPALASCIALYLWIVAGTQSSWSALLDGLPWIADFVGRMLPPNLNYIADRLWQPAIQTVQIALLGTFFSIIMAVPLSFLAAKNLSPNPATYHLSRQVLNLSRGINEIILALIFVAAVGLGPFAGVLALAVHGAGMVGKFFAEAIEDIDRGAVEAMEAASCSKPKIILFAILPQVMPMWIGTILYRLEANIRISTILGMVGAGGIGFELMTTMKLFEYENTAACVLVILCLVFGADILSSKLRSMIK; this is encoded by the coding sequence ATGCGTAAATATCAATTAATCCTCTCGCCACCTAACGGCCCCCTCGGTTGGTGGGTAATGCTTCCGGCTCTCGCCAGCTGCATCGCACTCTACCTGTGGATTGTCGCCGGCACCCAGAGTAGCTGGTCAGCCCTGCTCGACGGCCTGCCCTGGATCGCCGACTTCGTCGGCCGCATGCTGCCACCCAACCTCAACTATATTGCCGACAGACTCTGGCAGCCGGCGATTCAGACAGTGCAAATTGCCCTGTTAGGCACCTTTTTTTCCATCATCATGGCAGTGCCACTGAGTTTCTTGGCGGCGAAAAACCTCTCCCCCAACCCTGCCACCTACCATTTATCGAGACAGGTTTTGAACCTGTCGCGCGGCATCAACGAGATTATTTTAGCGTTGATCTTTGTCGCCGCAGTTGGCCTCGGCCCCTTCGCAGGCGTGTTAGCACTGGCAGTACACGGCGCGGGTATGGTCGGTAAATTCTTCGCCGAGGCGATAGAAGATATCGACCGCGGTGCCGTCGAGGCAATGGAGGCTGCGAGCTGTTCAAAGCCAAAGATCATCCTCTTCGCCATTTTACCGCAGGTGATGCCGATGTGGATTGGCACCATCCTCTACCGCCTCGAGGCCAACATTCGCATCTCGACTATCTTAGGTATGGTCGGTGCCGGCGGCATTGGTTTCGAACTGATGACGACGATGAAGTTGTTTGAATACGAGAACACCGCCGCCTGTGTCTTAGTCATACTCTGCCTAGTGTTTGGTGCTGATATTTTATCCTCTAAGCTAAGAAGCATGATCAAGTAG
- the phnD gene encoding phosphonate ABC transporter substrate-binding protein gives MKLIKSIAGGLLVATLTLGAQLSVAAETLKIALIPAEDSRAMIKASEALMNELEKKLGIEVEAFVATDYNGVIEALRAKHVDVAYLGPFSYVKAVDIANVEAFAVAETKKKGSVAYHSQIIAQKDSAINSLDDLKGHSFAFVSPTSTSGYVFPMVGLKEHGIEPTRDFANVVYTGAHDANILALKNHRVDAVTVADRILDAALEKGLISKDDYKVIWRSDAIPESPMAWRKDLPAPLKAKIKAAFLSMENVKFGDQGAINRYIETNDKAYDVVRNAGKIARK, from the coding sequence ATGAAGCTTATAAAATCGATTGCCGGCGGCCTGTTGGTCGCCACTCTTACCCTCGGCGCACAACTGTCAGTCGCCGCCGAAACGCTAAAGATAGCCTTAATTCCCGCCGAAGACTCACGCGCCATGATCAAAGCCTCTGAAGCCTTGATGAATGAGTTAGAGAAAAAACTCGGCATTGAAGTCGAGGCTTTTGTCGCTACCGATTATAACGGTGTCATCGAGGCGCTACGTGCCAAACATGTCGATGTTGCCTATCTCGGCCCCTTCTCCTACGTCAAAGCGGTAGACATTGCCAATGTTGAAGCGTTTGCCGTTGCCGAAACAAAAAAGAAAGGCAGCGTGGCCTACCACAGCCAGATCATCGCGCAGAAAGATTCAGCGATCAATTCTCTCGATGACTTAAAAGGGCACAGCTTCGCCTTTGTCAGCCCCACCTCAACCTCCGGTTACGTATTCCCGATGGTCGGACTGAAAGAACACGGCATTGAACCGACCAGAGACTTTGCCAACGTCGTCTATACCGGCGCCCACGACGCCAATATTTTGGCGCTGAAAAACCACCGTGTCGATGCGGTCACCGTCGCCGACCGAATCCTCGATGCCGCGCTAGAAAAAGGCCTTATTAGCAAGGACGACTACAAAGTGATCTGGCGTTCTGACGCTATCCCCGAGTCACCGATGGCCTGGCGCAAAGATCTACCCGCCCCTCTAAAAGCAAAAATAAAAGCCGCCTTCCTCAGCATGGAAAACGTTAAATTCGGCGACCAAGGTGCCATCAATCGCTACATTGAAACCAACGATAAAGCCTATGACGTGGTACGCAACGCTGGCAAGATCGCCCGTAAATAA
- a CDS encoding OprO/OprP family phosphate-selective porin codes for MKQPLFATTILLLAINEATAGTVSSAGDDLIINTKGNLSVKTADNSKSFAIGGRLQWDYDATESKDNEKKTDDFDVRRARIYVKGHVNDWGYKAQFNVAESDGAKGGSAEDLYINYSGFGSAANIKVGKQSEPFGLESTTSSKDISALERSALTEFYAPSRAAGVQLHGKGSNWTYGVGLFESDGDGSNDVEHTALTGRVTFAALHTEQALLHVGASFSSRDAEESADEVDSYGLEFGAAFGPLHLQSEYFASEIGSQDYDGYYLQAGWIITGESRPYKNGVFSRVKPKGPLGAWELVARYEDGDGKYSDIGLESEQRYNGKQYTVGLNYYATKNTRLGLSYMDGEADNAESGGTRFAGNELRGRFQFAF; via the coding sequence ATGAAACAGCCTTTATTCGCAACAACGATTTTACTGTTAGCAATCAATGAAGCCACCGCGGGCACAGTCAGCAGCGCCGGTGACGATCTCATCATTAACACCAAGGGCAATCTCTCGGTTAAAACTGCCGACAACAGCAAGTCTTTCGCCATCGGCGGACGCTTGCAGTGGGATTACGACGCCACCGAATCGAAAGACAACGAGAAAAAAACCGACGATTTCGATGTTCGCCGCGCGCGCATCTACGTCAAAGGGCATGTCAACGACTGGGGCTATAAAGCCCAGTTCAACGTCGCCGAGAGCGATGGCGCCAAGGGCGGCAGCGCCGAAGACCTGTACATCAACTACAGCGGTTTCGGCTCGGCTGCCAACATTAAAGTCGGTAAGCAGAGCGAGCCCTTTGGTCTGGAATCAACCACCAGCTCTAAAGACATCTCGGCGCTAGAGCGCAGCGCGCTAACCGAGTTCTATGCCCCCAGCCGCGCCGCCGGTGTACAGCTACACGGCAAGGGCAGCAACTGGACCTACGGCGTCGGCCTGTTTGAGTCCGATGGCGATGGCAGCAACGACGTCGAGCACACCGCACTGACCGGCCGCGTCACCTTCGCTGCCCTGCACACCGAGCAGGCCCTGCTGCATGTTGGTGCCAGCTTCAGCAGCCGTGATGCCGAGGAGTCCGCCGACGAGGTTGATAGCTATGGCCTTGAGTTCGGCGCTGCTTTCGGACCGCTGCACCTGCAGAGCGAGTACTTTGCCAGCGAGATCGGCTCGCAAGACTACGATGGCTACTATCTACAGGCAGGCTGGATCATCACCGGTGAGTCTCGCCCCTACAAAAACGGCGTATTTAGCCGTGTAAAGCCGAAGGGCCCCCTCGGTGCCTGGGAGTTGGTCGCACGTTATGAAGACGGCGACGGCAAGTACTCGGATATCGGTCTCGAGAGCGAACAGCGCTACAACGGCAAGCAGTACACCGTCGGCCTGAATTACTACGCCACCAAGAATACTCGACTCGGTCTCAGCTACATGGATGGCGAGGCCGATAACGCCGAAAGCGGCGGCACACGCTTCGCGGGTAACGAGTTACGTGGCCGCTTCCAGTTCGCCTTTTAA
- the phnC gene encoding phosphonate ABC transporter ATP-binding protein, with amino-acid sequence MIEVKNLCKSYHAEQPVLRDISFKVEAGEFVVVLGPSGAGKSTLLRCINHLTLPSGGAILINGEDCSGKNRRAQRQLRQRVAMVFQHHNLIERLSVIKNVLTGRMARVPFWACLLQLFPSADVEACRLAIKQVGLEEKTLARADSLSGGQKQRVGIARALAQEPELILADEPVASLDPKSSRETLSYLREVSQKRNIAVLCNLHQIDYAMEYATRIIGLSDGKLVFDDLPQNLTPEVIEAIYPGLRDDNVSKLVLRMSKAINNKNEAEAENSARSGGLYA; translated from the coding sequence ATGATTGAAGTTAAAAATCTATGCAAGAGTTACCACGCGGAGCAACCGGTTTTACGCGACATTAGCTTTAAGGTCGAGGCCGGTGAATTTGTCGTGGTATTGGGCCCTTCTGGTGCCGGCAAGTCCACCTTGCTACGCTGTATCAATCACCTCACCCTGCCCTCTGGCGGCGCGATTTTGATCAACGGGGAAGACTGCAGCGGCAAAAACCGCCGGGCGCAAAGGCAGCTGAGGCAGCGTGTCGCTATGGTGTTCCAACACCACAACTTGATCGAGCGTTTAAGCGTGATTAAAAATGTGCTGACCGGACGCATGGCCAGAGTGCCATTCTGGGCCTGCCTGCTACAGCTTTTCCCCAGCGCCGACGTCGAGGCCTGCCGCTTGGCAATTAAACAGGTGGGGCTGGAGGAGAAGACGCTGGCGCGCGCCGACAGCTTAAGCGGTGGTCAAAAACAGCGGGTAGGTATCGCCCGAGCCCTCGCCCAAGAGCCGGAGCTGATTCTCGCCGACGAACCGGTCGCCAGCCTCGACCCTAAATCCTCACGGGAAACCCTCTCCTACTTGCGAGAGGTGAGCCAAAAGCGCAACATCGCCGTGCTCTGTAACCTGCACCAGATCGACTACGCGATGGAGTACGCGACCCGTATCATCGGCCTCTCCGACGGCAAGCTGGTGTTTGACGACCTGCCACAGAACTTGACGCCCGAGGTGATCGAAGCCATTTATCCAGGGCTGCGCGATGACAACGTCTCAAAATTGGTACTGAGAATGTCGAAAGCTATCAACAATAAAAACGAAGCCGAAGCTGAAAATTCAGCTCGCAGTGGAGGTCTGTATGCGTAA